A genomic stretch from Zonotrichia leucophrys gambelii isolate GWCS_2022_RI unplaced genomic scaffold, RI_Zleu_2.0 Scaffold_698_26508, whole genome shotgun sequence includes:
- the LOC135441926 gene encoding olfactory receptor 14J1-like encodes MSNSSSISHFLLLALADTRQLQLLHFCLLLGISLAALLGNGLIISAVACGHHLHTPMFFFLLNLALSDLGMICTTIPKAMHNSLWETRDISYTGCAAQLFFFMFFISAEVSLLTIMCYDRYVSICKPLHYGTLLGSRACAHMAAAAWASAFLYSLLHTANTFSLPLCHGNALGQFFCEIPQILKLSCSHCNLREFGFIAVGVCLGLGCFVFIVFSYVQIFRVVLRIPSEQGRHKIFSTCLPHLAVVSLFLSTSVFAHMKPPSMSSPSLDLALSVLYSVVPPALNPLIYSLRNQELKAAVRTLMTGWFQKH; translated from the coding sequence atgtccaacagcagctccatcagccacttcctcctgctggcattggcagacacgcggcagctgcagctcctgcacttctgcctcttgctgggcatctccctggctgccctcctgggcaacggcctcatcatcagcgccgtagcctgcggccaccacctgcacacgcccatgttcttcttcctgctcaacctggccctcagcgacctgggcatGATCTGCACCACcatccccaaagccatgcacaattccctctgggaaaccagggacatctcctacactggatgtgctgctcagctctttttctttatgttcttcatctcagcagaggTTTctctcctgaccatcatgtgctatgaccgctacgtgtccatctgcaaacccctgcactacgggaccctcctgggcagcagagcttgtgcccacatggcagcagctgcctgggccagtgcatttctctattcactgctacacacagccaatacattttccctgcccctgtgccatggcaatgccctgggtcagttcttctgtgaaattcctcagatcctcaagctctcctgctcacactgcaACCTCAGGGAATTTGGGTTCATTGCAGTTGGTGTCTGTTTAGGacttggttgttttgtgttcattgttttctcctatgtgcagatcttcagggttgtgctgaggatcccctctgagcagggacggcacaaaatcttttccacctgcctccctcaccttgctgtggtctccctgttcctGAGCACCTCAGTGTTTGCCCACatgaagcccccctccatgtcctccccatccctggatctggccctgtcagttctgtactctgtggtgcctccagccctgaaccccctcatctacagcctgaggaaccaggagctcaaagCTGCAGTGAGGACATTGATGACCGGATGGTTTCAAAAACATTAA